In the Salinirubrum litoreum genome, one interval contains:
- a CDS encoding translation initiation factor IF-2 subunit beta yields the protein MDYDDQLDRAISETPDIEETGSRFEVPDPEIRAEGNVTVYENFQATVDRLDRDEQHVMKFLQNELGTSAHIDESGRARFTGDFKQSRVAAAIEEYTDAFVVCPECGLPDTRLQDEQGATVLKCTACGALSPTGRE from the coding sequence ATGGACTACGACGACCAACTCGACAGAGCGATCTCGGAGACGCCCGACATCGAGGAGACGGGGTCCCGTTTCGAGGTGCCCGATCCCGAGATCCGGGCCGAGGGGAACGTCACGGTCTACGAGAACTTCCAGGCGACGGTGGACCGACTGGACCGCGACGAGCAACACGTGATGAAGTTCCTCCAGAACGAACTCGGGACGAGCGCACACATCGACGAGAGCGGCCGTGCCCGGTTCACCGGCGACTTCAAACAGTCCCGCGTCGCCGCGGCCATCGAGGAGTACACCGACGCTTTCGTCGTCTGCCCGGAGTGTGGCCTGCCGGACACGCGATTGCAGGACGAACAGGGGGCGACGGTGCTGAAGTGTACGGCCTGTGGTGCGCTGTCCCCGACCGGTAGGGAATGA
- a CDS encoding 2Fe-2S iron-sulfur cluster-binding protein has protein sequence MTEYTVEFVGTGETIQVSDKEPILKACIREGIAQEYSCRVGMCLACSAEILEGEVHQEIVKKRGLTEEEAEKYALTCMARPASDLKLDRGKYPPSIESDAAGVSEAAADDD, from the coding sequence ATGACCGAGTACACCGTCGAGTTCGTCGGCACCGGCGAGACGATCCAGGTGTCCGACAAAGAGCCGATCCTCAAAGCCTGCATCCGGGAGGGGATCGCACAGGAGTACTCCTGTCGCGTCGGGATGTGTCTCGCCTGTTCTGCGGAGATTCTGGAGGGCGAGGTCCACCAGGAGATCGTCAAGAAACGGGGCCTCACGGAGGAGGAAGCCGAGAAGTACGCGCTGACGTGCATGGCTCGGCCCGCCAGCGACCTGAAGTTGGATCGCGGGAAGTACCCGCCGAGCATCGAGTCGGACGCCGCCGGCGTGAGCGAGGCGGCCGCAGACGACGACTGA
- a CDS encoding UPF0058 family protein, whose product MKKQELIHLHGLLAEVHEQCEAWTDDEDIDLTEYNELGVRPTSIHKSKTDHKAAVFKLAKGITGSVAEGETEAVAPKAD is encoded by the coding sequence ATGAAGAAGCAGGAGCTCATTCACCTTCACGGCCTGCTTGCCGAGGTACACGAGCAGTGTGAGGCATGGACAGACGACGAAGACATCGACCTGACCGAGTACAACGAACTCGGTGTTCGACCGACTTCGATCCACAAGTCGAAGACAGACCACAAAGCCGCCGTTTTCAAACTGGCGAAGGGCATCACCGGATCGGTCGCGGAAGGTGAGACCGAAGCCGTCGCCCCGAAAGCCGACTGA
- a CDS encoding disulfide bond formation protein B gives MSTTHGRLGVLGRSVPVRTLLALTTLVATVATAGSLYFSLGLGLVPCELCWYQRILMYPLVVILGVASLDERATVYRTALPLSLFGLVVAGYHTILQISPSVGGTCSVGGGCTSIQYTLLGGLLTIPRLSLVAFTLISVGLVALLVGDR, from the coding sequence GTGTCCACGACCCACGGCCGCCTCGGCGTCCTCGGACGCTCCGTTCCGGTCCGGACCCTCCTCGCACTGACGACACTGGTCGCGACGGTCGCGACCGCCGGGAGTCTCTACTTCAGCCTCGGACTCGGCCTCGTCCCGTGTGAACTCTGCTGGTACCAGCGCATCCTGATGTACCCGTTGGTCGTGATCCTCGGCGTGGCGAGTCTCGACGAGCGAGCGACCGTCTACCGGACGGCACTCCCCCTCTCGCTGTTCGGCCTCGTCGTCGCGGGCTACCACACGATTCTCCAGATATCGCCGTCTGTCGGCGGGACCTGTTCCGTCGGCGGTGGCTGTACGTCGATCCAGTACACCCTGCTCGGTGGCCTGCTGACCATCCCACGCCTGTCGCTCGTCGCCTTCACGCTGATCTCGGTCGGGTTGGTCGCGCTGCTGGTCGGCGACCGGTGA
- a CDS encoding geranylgeranyl reductase family protein codes for MTTHEYDAVIVGAGTAGCYAGATMAREGLDVVVVERKTAEEAGHIACGDALKGADAFPEAIPKSKIESAFTNTGVDHGRFEIPSHDTVLEIPVPGELAVIDRHEYGRKIIAGAEEVGVEFHYDTVVQDVTQEDGRVTGVKAIRKGDPVEYDAEVTIDGAGALSILQDKADLSEATFDTNVSYSQFCSAYREVVEVEEPVEWSDALVFKPTERAAGYLWYFPRTETEINAGLGFQMNEEPMKLVDDLKRDLQTRPEFEGAEVKDKLGAALPTRRPYDSAVAPGFIAAGDSAGHVNPTTGGGIAGAAYAGKYAGEQAVRAIEQDDVSEDALWHYNERVMDHFGGRYAGLDVYNILSTAVDVDDLMGLLAALPGEKLAEALYSGQTSMGPKLVLQTAVESFGYWDVIYKFYRTKRLAEQLIDHYGRYPDRPESLSNWQRERDSLMDRIYEQTGADAKY; via the coding sequence ATGACGACCCACGAGTACGACGCCGTTATCGTCGGCGCGGGAACCGCCGGCTGTTACGCCGGTGCGACGATGGCCCGCGAGGGACTCGACGTCGTCGTCGTCGAGCGAAAGACCGCCGAGGAGGCCGGTCACATCGCCTGCGGCGACGCGCTGAAGGGTGCCGACGCCTTCCCCGAGGCGATCCCGAAGTCCAAGATCGAGTCGGCGTTCACCAACACCGGCGTCGACCACGGCCGCTTCGAGATTCCCTCACACGACACCGTCTTGGAGATTCCGGTGCCCGGCGAACTCGCGGTCATCGACCGCCACGAGTACGGCCGGAAGATAATCGCCGGCGCGGAGGAGGTGGGCGTCGAGTTCCACTACGACACCGTCGTCCAGGACGTGACCCAGGAGGACGGCCGCGTGACCGGCGTGAAGGCGATCCGGAAGGGTGACCCCGTCGAGTACGACGCCGAGGTCACCATCGACGGCGCGGGCGCGCTGTCGATCCTGCAGGACAAGGCCGACCTCTCCGAGGCGACCTTCGACACGAACGTCTCCTACTCGCAGTTCTGTTCGGCCTACCGCGAGGTCGTCGAGGTCGAGGAACCGGTCGAGTGGTCCGACGCCCTCGTCTTCAAGCCGACCGAGCGCGCGGCGGGCTACCTCTGGTACTTCCCGCGCACCGAGACGGAGATCAACGCCGGTCTCGGCTTCCAGATGAACGAGGAACCGATGAAACTGGTCGACGACCTCAAACGCGACCTCCAGACGCGCCCCGAGTTCGAGGGCGCGGAGGTGAAGGACAAACTCGGCGCGGCCCTCCCGACGCGGCGACCCTACGACTCGGCGGTCGCCCCCGGCTTCATCGCGGCCGGCGACTCGGCGGGCCACGTCAACCCGACGACCGGCGGGGGCATCGCCGGGGCCGCCTACGCCGGCAAGTACGCGGGCGAGCAGGCCGTCCGGGCAATCGAACAGGACGACGTGAGCGAGGACGCCCTCTGGCACTACAACGAGCGCGTGATGGACCACTTCGGCGGCCGGTACGCCGGACTGGACGTCTACAACATCCTCTCGACCGCCGTCGACGTGGACGACCTGATGGGCCTGCTGGCGGCCCTGCCGGGCGAGAAACTGGCCGAGGCGCTCTACTCCGGGCAGACCTCGATGGGACCGAAACTGGTTCTGCAGACTGCCGTCGAGAGCTTCGGCTACTGGGACGTGATCTACAAGTTCTACCGGACCAAGCGCCTCGCAGAGCAGTTGATCGACCACTACGGCCGGTATCCGGACCGGCCCGAGTCGCTGTCGAACTGGCAACGAGAGCGCGACAGCCTGATGGACCGCATCTACGAGCAGACCGGCGCGGACGCGAAGTACTGA